One genomic window of Pirellulales bacterium includes the following:
- a CDS encoding universal stress protein gives MANNRTTSDDLIATPSALYETKTKTILFATDLSPTCAVALKWATALARTLDARLLIVHVEQPGVPYGGGEVYSDHVFDQHSRTLLKMLEQVKPSDPEVPYSQRLASGDPAAEILRIANQESVDMIVMSTHGRSGLPRVLNGSVAENVIRHANCPVLIFKAPLTVLRYQNKPAG, from the coding sequence ATGGCAAACAACCGAACAACATCTGACGATTTGATTGCAACACCCTCGGCGTTGTATGAAACAAAAACCAAAACCATTCTGTTCGCCACTGACCTGTCGCCCACGTGCGCCGTGGCTTTGAAATGGGCCACCGCTTTGGCGCGGACCCTGGATGCGCGGCTACTGATTGTTCATGTGGAGCAGCCTGGGGTGCCCTATGGCGGGGGCGAAGTGTATTCGGATCATGTGTTCGATCAACATTCTCGCACACTGTTAAAAATGCTGGAGCAGGTAAAGCCTTCGGACCCGGAGGTTCCTTACAGCCAACGCCTGGCCAGTGGCGATCCGGCGGCCGAAATTTTACGGATCGCCAACCAAGAAAGCGTGGACATGATCGTCATGAGTACGCACGGCCGGAGCGGCTTGCCCCGGGTGTTAAACGGCAGCGTGGCCGAGAACGTAATCCGTCACGCCAACTGCCCGGTGCTGATTTTCAAAGCGCCCCTGACGGTGTTGCGCTATCAGAATAAGCCTGCTGGCTGA
- a CDS encoding Crp/Fnr family transcriptional regulator — MTDLVNPLRGIEFFHDIAQEHLQRITAISKIVEFPAQYDIFHENEPAKDIYFVISGRVSLAVNTTHAGCRQLMEVGPGELIGWSPLVGRALLSDTARTLTPTVAVALDGGRILKLCAEDPQFGFEFMQRAAQTLASRLNATRLQLLELGGLRLPKVQIESD; from the coding sequence ATGACCGATCTTGTGAACCCACTTCGTGGCATCGAGTTTTTCCACGACATCGCCCAGGAGCACTTGCAGCGGATCACCGCGATTTCCAAGATTGTGGAATTTCCGGCCCAGTACGATATTTTTCATGAGAACGAACCTGCCAAGGACATTTATTTTGTCATCAGCGGCCGGGTTTCGTTGGCGGTGAACACCACCCACGCCGGGTGCCGGCAATTGATGGAGGTTGGCCCTGGCGAGCTGATCGGCTGGTCGCCGCTGGTGGGCCGGGCACTGTTGTCTGATACCGCCCGAACGCTAACACCGACGGTGGCGGTGGCGCTGGATGGGGGTCGGATTTTGAAGCTGTGTGCGGAAGATCCGCAGTTTGGTTTTGAATTTATGCAGCGGGCCGCGCAGACGTTGGCTTCACGGCTGAATGCCACCCGGTTGCAGCTTTTGGAGCTGGGCGGACTGCGGCTTCCGAAAGTGCAGATTGAATCGGATTGA